In Gemmatimonadaceae bacterium, a single genomic region encodes these proteins:
- a CDS encoding serine hydrolase domain-containing protein translates to MPTFRAVAAKSCLFGIAALLLSSARLPAQIPSTHAGRVLAAWLDAMNGGDRAKLKAFMDANMPDLPIDQVMAVRARTGGYDVRKIQDSKEREIAVLVQEREAARQFLTLTLRLASDTSDRATILLRPTDAPAEFATAKMTQAEVNAARNGAPFKALSAYLDALNSGERGPIQQFIETRYPSMNVNNQVNFAQNTGGFDFRSIERATTTTVVGLVQERNSDQFARFVVVLDSTTPDKIVQLGLNAIPRPAAFPIARLTEAELAPALESRLDKESAADRFAGTVIVAKLGTSGSKVLFQGAYGLADREHKIANTLDTKFRIGSMNKMFTATSILQLVQAGKIKLTDPFGKYVTDYPNKDVSSKVTIHQLLTHTGGTGDIFGPDFNAHRLELRTLDDYVKLYGSRGLQFEPGSRWEYSNYGMLLLGVVVERVTGRSYYDYVAEHVYRPAGMTGTGSEPEDQTVAERSVGYTRRNGAWTPNTNTLPYRGTSAGGGYSTVGDLVRFAEALMSHKLVNAEYTNMLITGKVDVAIGQMYAYGFEDARQNGDGAVGHGGGAPGMNGELRIYPKSGYVIAVLANLDPPAASQVNGFIDPRLPK, encoded by the coding sequence ATGCCCACATTCCGCGCCGTCGCAGCCAAGAGCTGCCTGTTTGGTATCGCCGCGTTGCTTCTCTCCTCGGCACGACTGCCGGCCCAGATTCCGTCGACCCACGCCGGCCGGGTGTTGGCCGCATGGCTCGACGCCATGAACGGCGGAGATCGCGCGAAGCTGAAAGCGTTCATGGACGCGAACATGCCGGACCTTCCGATCGACCAAGTCATGGCGGTCCGCGCGCGAACCGGCGGCTACGACGTCCGCAAGATCCAGGACTCGAAGGAGCGCGAAATCGCGGTCTTGGTGCAAGAACGTGAAGCCGCGCGTCAATTCTTGACCCTCACCCTCCGACTCGCCTCCGATACGTCGGATCGCGCCACCATCCTGCTTCGCCCCACGGACGCACCGGCCGAATTTGCGACCGCAAAAATGACGCAAGCGGAAGTCAACGCAGCGCGCAACGGCGCTCCGTTCAAGGCCCTCTCGGCATACCTGGACGCGCTCAACTCCGGAGAGCGTGGGCCGATTCAGCAATTCATCGAGACGCGATACCCGAGCATGAACGTCAACAACCAGGTGAACTTTGCTCAGAACACGGGCGGATTCGACTTTCGTTCGATCGAGCGTGCGACGACGACCACGGTTGTGGGGTTAGTTCAGGAGCGCAACTCCGACCAATTCGCGCGATTCGTCGTCGTCCTCGATTCGACGACTCCGGACAAGATCGTCCAACTCGGCCTCAACGCGATTCCCCGTCCAGCGGCATTCCCGATCGCGCGCTTGACCGAAGCCGAGCTTGCCCCGGCCCTCGAGTCGCGGCTGGACAAGGAATCCGCGGCGGACCGCTTCGCCGGTACGGTCATCGTCGCAAAACTCGGAACCAGCGGAAGCAAGGTGCTGTTCCAAGGCGCCTATGGCCTCGCCGATCGCGAACACAAGATCGCCAACACGCTCGACACCAAGTTCCGCATCGGCTCGATGAACAAGATGTTCACCGCGACGTCCATCCTGCAGCTCGTTCAAGCGGGCAAGATCAAGCTCACCGATCCCTTCGGCAAATACGTCACGGACTATCCGAACAAGGACGTGTCGAGCAAGGTGACGATTCATCAATTGCTCACACACACCGGCGGCACCGGCGACATCTTTGGCCCCGACTTCAACGCACATCGTCTGGAGCTACGCACCCTCGACGACTACGTGAAGCTGTACGGCTCGCGCGGCCTTCAATTCGAGCCGGGAAGCCGCTGGGAGTACAGCAACTATGGAATGCTGTTGCTCGGCGTGGTCGTCGAGCGCGTCACCGGTCGGAGCTACTATGACTATGTCGCGGAGCACGTGTATCGCCCCGCCGGAATGACTGGCACCGGCTCGGAGCCTGAAGATCAAACGGTGGCCGAGCGCTCGGTCGGGTACACGCGCCGGAACGGCGCGTGGACTCCCAACACGAATACGCTGCCCTATCGTGGAACATCGGCTGGCGGTGGGTATTCGACCGTAGGCGATCTTGTGAGGTTTGCCGAGGCGTTGATGAGCCATAAGCTGGTCAACGCCGAGTATACCAACATGCTGATCACAGGGAAGGTCGACGTCGCCATTGGACAGATGTACGCGTACGGCTTCGAGGACGCACGACAGAACGGCGACGGCGCCGTCGGTCACGGTGGCGGCGCGCCAGGAATGAACGGCGAGCTGCGGATCTATCCGAAGTCGGGATATGTCATCGCCGTGCTGGCGAACCTGGACCCGCCCGCGGCGTCGCAGGTGAACGGGTTCATCGACCCACGCCTGCCCAAGTAA
- a CDS encoding response regulator, which produces MLPGADGYHVLKRVRQNGGGRVPVIVLSPKTQEQDRIRGFRLDADQYVTKPFSILELSERIAALPRRSALERSPHSRMLELAT; this is translated from the coding sequence ATGTTGCCGGGGGCCGACGGCTATCACGTGCTGAAGCGGGTTCGCCAGAATGGCGGCGGGCGCGTTCCCGTCATCGTTCTTTCGCCAAAGACACAGGAACAAGATAGGATTCGGGGCTTTCGGCTCGACGCCGATCAATACGTCACGAAGCCGTTCAGCATTCTCGAGTTGAGCGAGCGGATCGCGGCTCTCCCGAGACGCAGCGCACTCGAACGAAGCCCGCACAGCCGCATGCTGGAGCTGGCGACGTGA
- a CDS encoding winged helix-turn-helix domain-containing protein: protein MTVDLDAPAVTRAGMPVTVTPKVFDLLLALARRHGKVASRAELLREVWGYGPYIMTRTVDSHVAELRRKLDDPDDPHHIVTVWKVGYPFTR from the coding sequence GTGACCGTCGACCTCGACGCGCCCGCGGTGACGCGGGCGGGGATGCCGGTCACGGTGACGCCGAAGGTGTTTGATCTCTTGCTGGCTCTGGCGCGGCGCCACGGCAAAGTCGCCAGCCGCGCCGAGCTCCTTCGCGAGGTGTGGGGTTATGGTCCTTACATAATGACGCGGACCGTGGACTCACACGTGGCGGAGTTGCGTCGAAAGCTCGATGATCCGGACGATCCGCATCACATCGTGACCGTCTGGAAGGTTGGTTACCCATTCACGCGATAG